In one Drosophila pseudoobscura strain MV-25-SWS-2005 chromosome X, UCI_Dpse_MV25, whole genome shotgun sequence genomic region, the following are encoded:
- the LOC4812138 gene encoding uncharacterized protein, with the protein MKIFSLGSVLALSAVASAALAAPQLESRLRRDVSELVDPAGAAPVEYLPPGITEAALLEDVVEAEADPQGTALGGEGYEYRTVRRLKLRHRNRRDVSHLQVAPARQYLPPSQAYLPPAPAAPAAPVAAPIDDTEEVVSAAEPKLALAREYLPPVEVSTEAAPQEETTPLPEEPEADVRVVDVPTNGAGQLLDDGYHYQQPVEMPAELREAAREYLPPLEDEAVVVEGPADGQSAVLTNDGYQYRAVRRYRF; encoded by the exons ATG AAAATCTTCTCGCTCGGTAGTGTCCTCGCCCTCTCGGCTGTGGCTAGTGCGGCTCTGGCTGCCCCTCAACTGGAGTCTCGTCTGCGTCGGGATGTCTCTGAGCTGGTGGATcctgcaggagcagcaccCGTGGAGTATCTGCCACCAGGCATCACCGAGGCTGCTCTGCTGGAGGATGTagtcgaagctgaagctgatcCCCAAGGCACTGCCCTAGGCGGCGAGGGCTACGAGTACCGCACTGTGCGCCGCCTGAAGCTCCGTCATCGCAACCGTCGTGACGTCTCCCACTTGCAGGTGGCTCCTGCTCGTCAGTATCTGCCTCCCAGCCAGGCCTATCTGCcaccagctcctgctgctcctgctgctcctgttgcaGCACCTATCGATGACACCGAGGAGGTGGTCTCTGCCGCCGAGCCGAAGCTGGCGCTTGCCCGCGAGTATCTGCCGCCCGTGGAGGTGAGCACTGAGGCAGCACCCCAGGAGGAGACCACCCCCCTGCCGGAGGAGCCCGAGGCCGATGTTCGTGTGGTGGATGTCCCAACCAATGGAGCCGGGCAGCTGCTCGACGATGGCTACCACTACCAGCAGCCCGTGGAGATGCCCGCAGAGCTGCGCGAGGCGGCCCGGGAGTATCTGCCACCTCTCGAGGATGAGGCTGTAGTCGTAGAGGGTCCTGCCGATGGCCAGAGTGCGGTCCTGACCAACGATGGCTACCAGTACCGGGCCGTCAGGCGTTAcagattttaa
- the Mipp1 gene encoding multiple inositol polyphosphate phosphatase 1, with the protein MRFLLLLLVPLVAPLLVDGQEDYCFGKDSDRPQTAQFASKTAYQIVKSSNIDKQYLVPGCEAKKMWVFHRHGTRLPKSGTIKKASRLIELRDQIVKNYREAKTKPDTNALCTEDLIAIQLWKGNSSITPDMDEFLTSQGYDDLRGTAKLYQRYYPTVLPKDYNDTYYQFRHTDTQRTTESFKAFAEGLFGTGNAAHPVDIPKDDLLLRPYDYCQSYKELNYKGEGSEYHKYTQSALWNSTLADISTRLGYLYTLDQADILLMYDTCRYEQAWQVDRTSVWCGAFLPEQVTVFEYAEDLKYYYGSGYGFEEDTARLNCRLVQDMLTHLSNPVSPHVIAHFGHTTGLQTLITALGIRKDDIKLRADNYNSLTNRRWKTSILGPFAANFVAVKYDCPAALDKEKAVFFLNQDAVQLDWCSVGLCNWSEVLQRYKTLADANCDEYFCRSGASSLAGGALSSLLASFLLAAVVYLMH; encoded by the exons ATGcgtttcctgctgctgctgctggtgccactGGTGGCACCACTCCTGGTGGATGGACAGGAGGATTACTGCTTTGGCAAGGATTCCGATCGACCGCAGACGGCGCAATTTGCCTCGAAAACTGCCTACCAGATCGTTAAGAGTAGCAACATCGACAAACAGTACCTTGTCCCCGGCTGCGAGGCCAAGAAGATGTGGGTCTTCCACAGGCACGGCACCAGGCTGCCCAAATCGGGTACCATCAAGAAGGCCTCAAGGCTGATAGAG CTGCGCGATCAAATTGTCAAGAACTATCGGGAGGCAAAGACCAAGCCCGATACCAATGCCCTGTGCACCGAGGATCTGATTGCCATTCAGTTGTGGAAGGGCAATAGCAGCATTACCCCCGACATGGATGAGTTTTTGACCAGCCAGGGCTACGATGATCTCCGAGGCACTGCCAAGCTCTATCAGCGCTACTATCCCACTGTTCTGCCCAAGGACTATAATGATACGTATTACCAG TTCCGTCACACGGACACCCAGCGGACCACAGAGAGCTTCAAAGCCTTTGCCGAGGGTCTCTTTGGCACCGGGAATGCCGCTCATCCCGTGGACATACCCAAAGACGATCTCCTGCTGCGTCCCTACGACTACTGTCAGTCGTACAAGGAGCTCAACTACAAGGGCGAAGGTTCCGAATACCACAAGTACACACAGTCCGCCTTGTGGAACAGCACCCTGGCAGATATCTCCACGCGATTGGG CTATCTGTACACTCTCGATCAGGCGGATATCTTGCTGATGTATGACACGTGCCGCTATGAGCAGGCATGGCAGGTGGATCGCACCAGTGTCTGGTGCGGCGCTTTCCTGCCCGAACAGGTGACTGTCTTTGAGTATGCCGAGGATCTCAAGTACTACTACGGATCGGGCTATGGCTTCGAGGAGGATACGGCACGTCTTAACTGCCGTCTCGTGCAGGACATGCTCACCCACCTAAGCAATCCCGTGTCGCCGCATGTGATCGCCCATTTCGGCCACACCACTGGCCTGCAGACCCTGATCACGGCGCTGGGCATTCGCAAGGATGACATCAAGTTGCGCGCCGACAATTACAACAGCCTGACGAACCGCCGCTGGAAGACGAGCATTCTAGGTCCGTTCGCTGCCAACTTTGTGGCAGTGAAGTACGACTGTCCCGCCGCCCTGGACAAGGAGAAGGCCGTCTTCTTCCTCAACCAAGATGCCGTGCAGCTGGATTGGTGCAGCGTTGGTCTCTGCAACTGGTCGGAGGTGTTGCAGCGTTACAAGACCCTTGCTGATGCCAACTGCGATGAGTACTTCTGCCGCTCTGGCGCCTCCTCTCTGGCTGGCGGCGCTCTGTCTTCCCTCCTGGCTTCCTTCCTCCTTGCTGCTGTAGTCTACTTAATGCACTAA
- the LOC4812569 gene encoding uncharacterized protein: protein MYVMSHGTSICPLEPEAPVKRFQQQTAIRAEQPNAQQIEQVRTRYKTEKYTIKMQGVRFGIVCALLLAVGVSCRSVVRRDVSHLPLEYLPPVVLPPVPSRDYLPPVEEHAATLNHVLQPPRDYLPPVNNEYLPPVVEEELQEAPVVTTEEEIAVETTAAPTTEAVTEAQTEPEPEPEAEIVTEPVEVKALEHIEESAVLLDDGYHYRTPQVVPNLLPVKEYLPPLDDNAVVEEIPEHEEDSSALLDDGYHYRSVKRLRF from the exons atgtatgtgatgTCACATGGGACTTCGATTTGTCCCTTGGAACCAGAAGCACCAG tTAAGCGATTTCAACAGCAGACAGCAATACGAGCAGAGCAACCCAACGCCCAACAGATTGAGCAGGTCAGAACCAGATACAAgacagaaaaatatacaatcaAAATG CAAGGAGTTCGATTCGGTATTGTTtgtgcgctgctgctggctgtgggCGTCTCCTGTCGCTCGGTGGTGCGTCGCGACGTCTCCCATCTGCCGCTGGAGTATCTGCCGCCCGTGGTGCTACCTCCAGTGCCCAGTCGGGACTACCTGCCGCCTGTGGAGGAGCATGCTGCTACCCTGAACCATGTCCTGCAGCCACCACGTGACTATCTGCCGCCCGTGAACAATGAGTATCTTCCCCctgtggtggaggaggagctccAGGAAGCGCCCGTAGTCACAACGGAGGAGGAGATTGCTGTGGAGACCACAGCTGCACCCACCACAGAGGCGGTGACTGAAGCCCAaaccgaacccgaacccgaacccgaagcAGAGATCGTCACGGAACCTGTGGAGGTGAAGGCCCTGGAACATATCGAAGAGTCGGCCGTTCTCCTGGACGATGGCTATCACTATCGCACACCCCAGGTGGTGCCCAATCTTCTGCCCGTAAAGGAGTACCTGCCCCCCCTCGATGATAATGCAGTCGTCGAAGAGATTCCCGAACACGAAGAGGACTCCTCCGCCCTGCTGGACGATGGCTATCACTATCGTTCGGTTAAGCGTCTGCGCTTCTAG
- the mbf1 gene encoding multiprotein bridging factor 1: protein MSDWDSVTVLRKKAPKSSTLKTESAVNQARRQGVAVDTQQKYGAGTNKQHVTTKNTAKLDRETEELRHDKIPLDVGKIIQQGRQNKGLSQKDLATKICEKQQVITDYEAGRGIPNNLILGKMERVLGIKLRGKERGQPIAPPGKK, encoded by the exons ATGTCAGACTGGGATTCTGTTACAGTTCTGCGGAAGAAGGCTCCCAAGTCGTCGACCCTAAAGACCGAATCGGCCGTCAATCAGGCTCGCCGCCAAGGCGTTGCCGTGGACACCCAACAAAAAT ATGGTGCTGGCACCAACAAGCAGCATGTGACCACCAAAAACACTGCCAAGCTGGACCGCGAGACTGAGGAATTGCGCCACGACAAGATACCGCTTGACGTGGGCAAGATCATCCAACAGGGACGTCAGAACAAGGGTCTCAGCCAGAAGGACTTGGCCACT AAAATTTGTGAGAAGCAGCAGGTTATAACGGACTACGAGGCCGGACGCGGCATTCCTAACAACTTGATCCTCGGAAAAATGGAGCGGGTGCTTGGCATCAAGCTGCGCGGCAAGGAGCGTGGCCAACCAATAGCGCCTCCCGGTAAAAAGTGA